From the Oleiharenicola lentus genome, one window contains:
- a CDS encoding Ldh family oxidoreductase produces the protein MPETYFIVSESQHNALIEAAYRHRGFDADEAREGAIVCADASRHGIRTHNGIKALHLDHLFGSGSKGCVPGAKIEEKPSKFEAAKIWNANRKLGQSTAYRAINEAIRLADKYGVGTVSVDNAFHYLWGGGYVMDAARRGYIAYTNCTAALAEVVPFGGKFPTLGTNPHSWGFPTTEAVGYPIVIDWATSVVAMGRVQQLAREGKSLPPDAAVDENGQVTTDPKKAKFLIPFGAHKGYGLALINEIVGGFIGGSLPTIRNRWEKTEGDKGTCCFFFQVIHPDAISGGAFAKGRSQQQNVKAVIQDVLGHGNEKCMLPGQLEAGWAKHSATAGGLLFTKAEIEAFNELATEAKLPLWDASAFKTYTV, from the coding sequence ATGCCCGAAACCTACTTCATCGTCTCCGAGTCCCAGCATAACGCCCTGATCGAGGCGGCCTACCGCCATCGCGGCTTTGATGCCGACGAGGCCCGCGAGGGCGCCATCGTTTGCGCCGACGCCTCGCGCCACGGCATCCGCACGCACAACGGCATCAAGGCCCTGCACCTCGACCACCTCTTCGGCTCCGGCTCGAAGGGCTGCGTCCCCGGCGCGAAGATCGAGGAGAAGCCCTCGAAGTTCGAGGCCGCCAAGATCTGGAACGCCAACCGCAAGCTCGGCCAATCCACCGCCTACCGCGCCATCAACGAGGCCATCCGCCTCGCCGACAAATACGGCGTGGGTACCGTGTCCGTGGACAACGCCTTCCACTACCTCTGGGGCGGCGGCTACGTGATGGACGCCGCGCGCCGCGGCTACATCGCCTACACCAACTGCACCGCCGCGCTCGCGGAGGTCGTGCCCTTCGGCGGCAAGTTCCCGACGCTCGGCACCAACCCGCACTCGTGGGGCTTCCCGACCACCGAGGCCGTCGGTTACCCGATCGTGATCGACTGGGCCACGTCCGTCGTCGCCATGGGCCGCGTGCAGCAGCTCGCCCGCGAGGGCAAGTCGCTCCCGCCCGACGCCGCCGTGGACGAGAACGGCCAGGTCACCACCGACCCCAAGAAGGCCAAGTTCCTCATCCCCTTCGGCGCCCACAAGGGCTACGGCCTCGCGCTCATCAACGAGATCGTGGGCGGCTTCATCGGCGGCTCGCTGCCCACCATCCGCAACCGCTGGGAAAAGACCGAGGGCGACAAGGGCACCTGCTGCTTCTTCTTCCAGGTCATCCACCCCGACGCGATCAGCGGCGGCGCCTTTGCCAAGGGCCGCAGCCAGCAACAGAACGTGAAGGCCGTCATCCAGGACGTGCTCGGCCACGGCAACGAGAAGTGCATGCTCCCCGGCCAGCTCGAAGCCGGCTGGGCCAAGCACAGCGCCACCGCCGGCGGCCTGCTCTTCACCAAGGCCGAAATCGAGGCCTTCAACGAGCTCGCCACCGAGGCGAAGCTGCCGTTGTGGGACGCATCCGCCTTCAAGACCTACACGGTCTGA
- a CDS encoding phosphoglycerate dehydrogenase produces the protein MTRILLTTTSFQDTPGAHHQMLADTGWEIIRARGPLNEADTLALVGDIDGYICGDDMITRAVLEKAKPRLKVISKYGIGVDKIDVKSCTEFGLPLLFTPGVNHTTVAEHTFLLLLALEKNLLFHTDSTRSNGWKRKTGHELLEKTIGIIGLGRIGKEVAIRARAFGMNVIGFDVYWDEKFAAAHNVKRAATLDEVYAAADYLSLHTNLTPETRDMISAKSFPKMKKGVLILNCARGEIVHTADMVEALKSGQVGGYGTDVLDSEPPTPDHPLLKLPNVVCTPHVGSRTYESVVRQATTAVKNLILAMNGEKPLAQINPEVPVKKVV, from the coding sequence ATGACGCGCATTCTGCTCACCACCACCTCGTTTCAAGACACCCCCGGGGCCCATCACCAGATGCTGGCCGACACCGGTTGGGAAATCATCCGCGCCCGCGGCCCGCTCAACGAGGCCGACACCCTCGCCCTCGTCGGCGACATCGACGGCTACATCTGCGGCGACGACATGATCACGCGCGCCGTGCTCGAGAAGGCCAAGCCGCGCCTCAAGGTCATCAGCAAATACGGCATCGGCGTGGACAAGATCGACGTGAAGTCCTGCACCGAGTTCGGCCTCCCCCTGCTCTTCACCCCGGGCGTCAACCACACCACCGTCGCCGAGCACACTTTCCTGCTCCTGCTCGCCCTCGAGAAGAACCTCCTCTTTCACACCGACTCCACCCGGTCCAACGGCTGGAAGCGCAAGACCGGTCACGAGCTTCTGGAGAAGACCATCGGCATCATCGGCCTCGGCCGCATCGGCAAGGAGGTCGCCATCCGGGCCCGCGCCTTCGGCATGAACGTCATCGGCTTCGACGTCTATTGGGATGAGAAGTTCGCCGCCGCCCACAACGTGAAGCGCGCCGCCACGCTCGATGAGGTTTACGCCGCCGCGGACTACCTCTCGCTCCACACCAACCTTACGCCCGAGACGCGCGACATGATCAGCGCGAAATCCTTCCCGAAGATGAAGAAGGGCGTGCTCATCCTCAACTGCGCCCGCGGTGAGATCGTGCACACCGCCGACATGGTCGAGGCGCTCAAGTCCGGTCAGGTGGGCGGATATGGCACCGACGTGCTCGACTCCGAGCCGCCGACACCCGACCACCCGCTGCTCAAGCTGCCCAATGTCGTCTGCACGCCGCACGTCGGCTCCCGCACCTACGAGAGCGTCGTCCGTCAGGCCACAACTGCCGTGAAGAACCTCATCCTCGCCATGAACGGCGAGAAGCCCCTCGCCCAGATCAACCCCGAGGTGCCGGTCAAGAAGGTCGTCTAA
- a CDS encoding tetratricopeptide repeat protein, with protein MLRPLLLSALTVLAVHAGEPSVREQVGELFQQRRWHDARLVLEGITAREPANAEAWQALGQANLALQNADAAVAAQEKAVELLPHDAVYRLQLGHAYGFAATKAGLFAKLGFAKKCKAAYDRAVELDPTNLNARWSLMEFCRQAPGIVGGGIELAYAQAAEIKKLDVRRGRAAYASLYSHEKKFTEAIALYDEVLRETPGDPDALYHFGRLAAQTGLQLDRGLAALREIVAQPDRKNDARVHTFIGDILLKKGDKPGAITAYETALTGDPGYTRALEALRKLKEG; from the coding sequence ATGCTCCGCCCGTTGCTGCTTTCCGCCCTGACCGTCCTCGCCGTGCATGCGGGTGAGCCGTCGGTCCGCGAACAGGTCGGCGAGCTTTTCCAACAGCGCCGGTGGCATGACGCGCGACTCGTGCTCGAGGGCATCACGGCAAGGGAGCCCGCCAACGCCGAGGCCTGGCAGGCCCTCGGCCAGGCCAATCTCGCCCTGCAAAACGCCGACGCCGCCGTCGCCGCCCAGGAGAAGGCCGTCGAGCTTCTGCCCCACGACGCCGTTTACCGGCTCCAGCTTGGCCACGCCTACGGCTTTGCCGCCACCAAGGCCGGGCTCTTCGCTAAGCTGGGTTTCGCGAAAAAATGCAAGGCCGCCTACGACCGCGCCGTCGAACTCGATCCGACCAACCTCAACGCCCGCTGGAGCCTCATGGAATTCTGCCGGCAAGCCCCCGGCATTGTGGGCGGAGGGATCGAGCTCGCCTACGCGCAGGCGGCGGAGATCAAGAAACTCGACGTCCGCCGCGGACGCGCCGCCTACGCCTCCCTCTACTCGCACGAAAAGAAATTCACCGAGGCCATCGCCCTCTACGACGAGGTCCTGCGCGAAACGCCCGGCGATCCCGACGCGCTCTACCACTTCGGCCGCCTCGCCGCCCAAACCGGCCTGCAGCTCGATCGCGGCCTCGCCGCACTGCGCGAGATCGTCGCCCAGCCCGACCGCAAAAACGACGCCCGCGTGCACACCTTCATCGGCGACATCCTCCTGAAAAAGGGCGACAAACCCGGCGCGATCACCGCTTACGAGACCGCCCTCACCGGCGACCCCGGCTATACCCGCGCACTCGAGGCCCTCCGCAAGCTGAAGGAAGGCTGA
- a CDS encoding MFS transporter → MKLPRASLAALLLAQAQETFNDCAAKFMLIGLTQQLARAAGEDPKPMISFIALLLVLPYVLFAPVCGWLADRFPKRSVLNWTLISQVGVMLLLVAALSFKSYGLAMVAFFLLSAETAVLAPAKRGILLEYVGERQLSRWVGYMEMLNITAILVGTFAGGWLFSHWLGQGEDIWAAGLKVAWLLTGLAVVAWAFFQVAQPTKSQSTEPFRWSLWFRHFTDIVEVWRERPLWRSTMGICFFYAVGGYFMLLIPQIAYELEGGGVKTSAVSSLMMLWVGVGTMLGNLLAGLLSRRGVELGLAPIGGALLLGVLFAMGFTPFGGSGFTGLLVAAGFATGLFVVPLYAFIQQKSGDHRRGRILAGVALLDSLAGSAISGVYSLVAGDGALALNPHAQLFLLAAVTFAMLLYGVWHIPHHTVCTVMRLIGPIFYRVKSIGWENIPQGGALMICNHLSYVDAVVLQIASPRPMRFIAFAGFVKSPFMRFIFRAAGVIPVTANKPMKGIRLAVEAIQNGELVCVFPEGAISRTGQLMQLKRGFGLIAESAKAPVVPAAIDGLWGSIYSFAGNKYLWKPPRLMPTHVCVMFGAPIPSAKVNLDSARRALLDLGEQAFQERPVLKRNLAREAVRALAKHPRHVAVVDRTADRREIKAGQLIAVAAVLARRIKATVPEKRVGIVLPPGAGATIANLAIACAGKVPVNLNFTAGKAAVEASLRLGEIKTVISADAMRAKVPNFPFPERTLDFKKEVEAAGGKKAIIPWLLAANVLPNQWVADLMGLSRTGDNEEAALLFTSGSSGEPKGVVLTHRNILSNCAQISSLSILPETATMLGCLPVFHSFGFTVTLWYPLMRGCRVVTVPSPLDTKKIVDAIKEEQATVMIGAPTFIRPFLKKATKEELKTLNLVVTGAEKLPMDLYDAFLAQFGIEILQGYGLTETTPAASINQYHPPITTSTAEHQEGKRLGAVGRLLPGSTAKITDPDTGEELPLNSTGMLWLKGPHVFPGYLKDPEKTAAAIKDRWFITGDLGRIDEDGFLFIEGRLSRFSKIGGEMVPHGTIEQRLITAFEWDQNDGPTAVVTGIPDASKGEALVLLTTKEVVLADVRAKLLEAGFPNLWVPKLIVKVDAIPVLGTGKTDLKGCRTLAIERATTLAEA, encoded by the coding sequence ATGAAACTACCCCGTGCTTCGCTGGCCGCGCTCCTCCTTGCCCAGGCGCAGGAAACTTTTAACGACTGCGCGGCGAAATTCATGCTCATCGGCCTCACCCAGCAGCTGGCGCGGGCGGCCGGGGAGGATCCGAAGCCGATGATCTCGTTCATCGCGCTGCTGTTGGTGCTGCCCTATGTGCTGTTTGCGCCGGTCTGCGGGTGGTTGGCCGACCGGTTTCCCAAACGCAGTGTGCTCAATTGGACGCTCATCTCGCAGGTGGGAGTCATGCTGCTGTTGGTCGCGGCCCTTTCCTTCAAGTCCTACGGCCTGGCGATGGTGGCCTTTTTCCTCCTCTCGGCCGAGACCGCGGTCCTGGCGCCGGCCAAGCGCGGCATCCTGCTCGAATACGTCGGCGAGCGGCAGTTGTCGCGCTGGGTGGGCTACATGGAGATGCTGAACATCACGGCGATCCTGGTGGGCACCTTTGCGGGCGGCTGGCTGTTTTCCCATTGGCTGGGACAGGGGGAGGATATCTGGGCGGCCGGCCTGAAGGTGGCGTGGTTGTTGACCGGATTGGCCGTGGTGGCGTGGGCATTTTTCCAAGTGGCCCAGCCCACGAAGTCCCAGTCGACGGAGCCTTTCCGCTGGAGCCTCTGGTTCCGGCACTTCACGGACATCGTCGAGGTGTGGCGCGAGCGGCCACTGTGGCGCTCCACGATGGGCATCTGCTTCTTCTACGCGGTGGGCGGCTACTTCATGCTGCTTATCCCGCAGATCGCCTACGAACTGGAAGGCGGGGGAGTGAAAACCTCGGCCGTCTCCAGCCTGATGATGCTGTGGGTCGGCGTCGGCACGATGCTGGGCAACCTGCTGGCGGGTCTGCTGTCGCGGCGCGGCGTCGAACTCGGCCTGGCGCCGATTGGCGGCGCCCTGCTGCTGGGCGTGCTCTTTGCGATGGGGTTCACGCCGTTTGGCGGTTCAGGCTTCACCGGCCTGCTGGTCGCGGCGGGATTTGCCACCGGGCTTTTCGTGGTGCCGCTGTATGCGTTCATCCAGCAGAAGTCAGGCGATCATCGGCGCGGGCGCATCCTGGCCGGCGTGGCCCTGCTGGACAGCCTCGCGGGTTCGGCGATCAGCGGCGTCTACTCGTTGGTGGCGGGCGACGGCGCCTTGGCGCTCAACCCCCATGCCCAGCTTTTCCTCCTGGCCGCGGTGACCTTCGCGATGCTGCTTTACGGCGTCTGGCACATCCCGCACCACACGGTCTGCACGGTGATGCGGTTGATCGGACCGATCTTCTACCGGGTGAAATCCATCGGCTGGGAAAACATCCCGCAGGGTGGGGCGCTCATGATCTGCAACCACCTCTCCTATGTGGACGCGGTCGTGCTGCAGATCGCTTCGCCGCGGCCGATGCGGTTCATCGCGTTTGCGGGCTTTGTGAAGAGCCCGTTCATGCGGTTTATCTTTCGGGCGGCGGGGGTGATTCCGGTCACGGCCAACAAGCCGATGAAGGGCATCCGGCTCGCGGTCGAGGCGATCCAGAACGGCGAGCTGGTCTGCGTCTTCCCCGAGGGCGCGATCTCGCGCACCGGGCAACTGATGCAGCTCAAGCGCGGCTTCGGCCTGATTGCCGAGTCGGCCAAGGCGCCGGTGGTGCCCGCGGCGATCGACGGGCTGTGGGGTTCGATCTACTCCTTTGCCGGCAACAAATACCTCTGGAAACCGCCCCGGCTGATGCCGACGCACGTCTGCGTGATGTTCGGCGCTCCGATACCGTCCGCGAAGGTCAATCTCGACTCCGCCCGCCGGGCGTTGCTGGACCTCGGTGAACAGGCCTTCCAGGAACGGCCGGTGTTGAAACGCAATCTTGCGCGCGAGGCGGTGCGGGCGCTCGCCAAGCACCCGCGGCATGTCGCCGTGGTGGACCGCACGGCGGACCGCCGTGAGATCAAGGCCGGACAATTGATCGCGGTGGCCGCCGTTCTCGCCCGCCGCATCAAGGCGACGGTCCCCGAGAAGCGCGTGGGCATTGTGCTGCCGCCGGGCGCCGGCGCGACCATCGCCAATCTCGCCATTGCCTGCGCGGGCAAGGTCCCGGTGAACCTCAACTTCACGGCCGGCAAGGCCGCGGTCGAGGCGTCGCTGCGGTTGGGCGAGATCAAGACCGTCATCTCCGCCGACGCGATGCGGGCCAAGGTGCCGAATTTCCCCTTCCCGGAGCGCACGCTGGACTTCAAGAAGGAGGTCGAGGCGGCCGGCGGCAAGAAGGCCATCATCCCGTGGCTGCTCGCCGCCAATGTGCTGCCCAACCAGTGGGTGGCCGACCTCATGGGCTTGTCGCGCACCGGCGACAACGAGGAGGCGGCGCTGCTCTTCACGAGCGGGAGTTCCGGCGAGCCGAAGGGCGTGGTGCTGACGCATCGCAACATCCTGTCGAACTGCGCGCAGATTTCCTCGCTCTCCATCCTGCCCGAGACGGCGACGATGCTCGGCTGTCTGCCGGTGTTTCATTCGTTCGGCTTCACCGTGACGCTCTGGTATCCGCTCATGCGCGGTTGCCGCGTGGTGACCGTGCCGAGCCCGCTCGACACCAAGAAAATCGTGGATGCGATCAAGGAGGAGCAGGCGACGGTCATGATCGGCGCACCGACCTTCATCCGGCCGTTCCTCAAGAAGGCGACGAAGGAGGAACTCAAGACCCTCAACCTCGTGGTCACGGGCGCCGAGAAGCTCCCGATGGATCTCTACGACGCGTTCCTGGCGCAGTTCGGCATCGAGATCCTGCAGGGCTACGGCCTCACGGAGACCACGCCCGCCGCGAGCATCAACCAGTATCACCCGCCGATCACGACCTCGACGGCCGAGCACCAGGAGGGCAAGCGGCTCGGCGCCGTTGGCCGGTTGCTGCCCGGCTCGACCGCCAAGATCACCGATCCCGACACCGGTGAAGAACTGCCGCTCAACTCGACCGGCATGCTCTGGCTCAAGGGCCCGCACGTTTTCCCGGGCTATCTGAAGGATCCGGAGAAGACGGCGGCGGCCATCAAGGACCGTTGGTTCATCACGGGGGATCTGGGCCGGATCGACGAGGACGGCTTCCTGTTCATTGAAGGCCGGCTCTCGCGTTTCTCCAAGATCGGCGGCGAGATGGTGCCGCACGGGACGATCGAGCAGCGGCTCATCACGGCCTTCGAGTGGGACCAGAACGACGGCCCGACCGCCGTGGTCACCGGCATCCCCGATGCGTCCAAGGGCGAGGCGCTCGTGCTCCTCACGACGAAGGAGGTCGTGCTCGCTGATGTCCGCGCGAAGCTGCTGGAGGCCGGATTCCCGAATCTCTGGGTGCCGAAGCTCATCGTGAAGGTGGACGCGATCCCCGTGCTCGGCACGGGCAAGACCGACCTGAAGGGATGCCGGACCTTGGCCATCGAGCGCGCCACGACGCTGGCGGAAGCGTGA
- a CDS encoding four helix bundle protein: protein MIPLEERKVLMRKRTKAFASAVVRFYIGLDKRREELRVLGKQVLRSGTSVAANYREGSRARSAEEFIAKIEQCTQEADESQLWLELLRDDCGIDSPALTYLWQESDELIAIFVTMAKRAKGD, encoded by the coding sequence ATGATTCCCCTCGAAGAAAGAAAAGTGCTCATGCGAAAAAGGACCAAGGCTTTCGCCAGTGCGGTGGTAAGATTTTATATCGGATTGGACAAGCGGCGCGAAGAGTTGAGGGTTCTTGGCAAGCAGGTGTTGCGATCTGGAACATCGGTTGCCGCAAACTACCGGGAAGGCTCCCGCGCGCGAAGCGCGGAGGAGTTCATTGCAAAAATTGAGCAATGCACCCAGGAGGCCGACGAATCCCAGCTCTGGCTCGAGCTGTTGCGCGATGATTGCGGCATCGATTCCCCGGCCCTCACCTACCTCTGGCAGGAATCCGACGAATTGATCGCCATCTTCGTGACCATGGCCAAGCGCGCCAAAGGCGACTAG
- the katG gene encoding catalase/peroxidase HPI has protein sequence MENHPPHGSTGGKCPFPHLHGGATKPTTAGGRSNRDWWPNQLNLKMLHQQSSLSDPMGAGFDYAKEFKSLDLAAVKKDLHALMTDSQPWWPADFGHYGGFFIRMAWHSAGTYRTADGRGGAGAGQQRFAPLNSWPDNANLDKARRLLWPIKRKYGKKISWADLMILAGNVALESMGFKTFGFGGGRADVWEPEEDVYWGSEGKWLDDKRYTGDRELENPLAAVQMGLIYVNPEGPNGNPDPVLAAKDIRETFARMAMNDEETVALIAGGHTFGKTHGAASADHVGKEPEAAGIAEMGLGWTSSYKSGKGADTITSGLEVTWTATPTKWSNNFFENLFAYDWELVKSPAGAHQWVAKNAPEIIPDAYDPTKKHRPSMLTTDLSLRFDPAYEKISRRFLAHPEQFADAFARAWFKLTHRDMGPKCLYLGAEVPAEDLIWQDPIPAAKHKLIDAADISALKAKILATGLSVSELVSTAWASASTFRGSDKRGGANGARIRLAPQKDWDANQPAKLAKVLTALEGVQQAFNASATGGKQVSLADLIVLGGAAAIEQAAAKAGHKIEVPFAPGRTDATPEQTDVASFAVLEPVADGFRNYQKTRYTMPAEQLLVDKAQLLGLTAPEMTVLVGGLRVLGANHGKSPNGVFTSRSETLTNDFFVNLLDMAHVVKPTGPSEELFEIRDRATGDIKWTATRVDLVFGSNSQLRALAEVYAESGNEGKFVCDFVTAWNKVMNADRFDRR, from the coding sequence ATGGAAAATCATCCTCCCCACGGCAGCACCGGCGGCAAATGCCCCTTCCCCCATCTTCACGGCGGCGCGACCAAGCCCACGACGGCCGGCGGCCGGTCCAATCGCGACTGGTGGCCGAACCAGCTCAATCTGAAGATGCTTCACCAGCAGTCCTCGCTGTCAGACCCGATGGGTGCCGGCTTCGACTACGCCAAGGAGTTCAAGTCGCTCGACCTCGCCGCGGTCAAAAAGGACCTGCACGCGCTCATGACCGACTCCCAGCCCTGGTGGCCCGCCGACTTCGGGCACTACGGTGGGTTCTTCATCCGCATGGCCTGGCACAGCGCCGGCACCTACCGCACGGCCGACGGCCGGGGGGGCGCGGGCGCGGGGCAGCAGCGCTTCGCCCCGCTCAACTCCTGGCCCGACAACGCCAACCTCGACAAGGCGCGCCGCCTCCTCTGGCCGATCAAACGCAAATACGGCAAAAAGATTTCCTGGGCCGACCTCATGATCCTCGCCGGCAACGTCGCGCTCGAGTCCATGGGCTTCAAAACCTTCGGCTTCGGCGGCGGTCGCGCCGACGTGTGGGAACCCGAGGAGGACGTCTATTGGGGCTCCGAGGGCAAGTGGCTCGATGACAAACGCTACACCGGCGACCGCGAACTGGAGAACCCGCTCGCCGCCGTGCAGATGGGCCTGATCTACGTCAACCCGGAGGGCCCCAACGGCAACCCCGACCCGGTGCTCGCCGCCAAGGACATTCGCGAGACCTTCGCGCGCATGGCCATGAACGACGAGGAAACCGTCGCGCTCATCGCCGGCGGCCACACTTTCGGCAAGACCCACGGCGCCGCTTCCGCCGACCACGTCGGCAAGGAGCCCGAGGCCGCTGGCATCGCCGAGATGGGCCTGGGCTGGACCAGTTCCTACAAGAGCGGCAAGGGCGCGGATACCATCACCTCCGGACTCGAGGTCACCTGGACCGCCACGCCGACGAAGTGGAGCAACAACTTCTTCGAAAACCTGTTCGCCTACGACTGGGAGCTCGTGAAGAGCCCCGCCGGCGCGCACCAGTGGGTCGCCAAGAACGCGCCGGAGATCATCCCGGACGCCTACGACCCGACGAAGAAACACCGCCCGTCGATGCTCACGACCGATCTCTCGCTGCGCTTCGACCCGGCCTATGAGAAGATCTCCCGCCGCTTCCTCGCCCACCCCGAGCAGTTTGCCGACGCCTTTGCCCGCGCCTGGTTCAAGCTCACGCACCGCGACATGGGCCCGAAGTGCCTCTACCTCGGCGCCGAGGTGCCCGCCGAGGACCTAATCTGGCAGGACCCGATTCCCGCTGCAAAGCACAAGCTGATCGACGCCGCTGACATCAGCGCGCTCAAGGCGAAGATACTCGCCACCGGCCTGTCCGTCTCCGAACTCGTCTCCACCGCCTGGGCCTCGGCTTCGACCTTCCGCGGCTCCGACAAGCGCGGCGGCGCCAACGGCGCGCGCATCCGCCTCGCCCCGCAGAAGGACTGGGACGCGAACCAGCCGGCCAAGCTCGCCAAGGTGCTCACCGCGCTCGAAGGCGTGCAGCAGGCCTTCAACGCCTCCGCCACCGGCGGCAAGCAGGTCTCCCTCGCCGACCTCATCGTCCTCGGGGGTGCCGCCGCCATTGAGCAGGCCGCCGCCAAGGCCGGCCACAAGATCGAGGTGCCCTTCGCCCCCGGTCGCACGGATGCCACGCCGGAGCAGACCGATGTCGCGTCTTTCGCCGTGCTGGAGCCCGTCGCCGACGGCTTCCGCAACTACCAGAAGACCCGCTACACGATGCCAGCCGAGCAGCTCCTCGTGGACAAGGCCCAGCTCCTGGGCCTGACCGCGCCGGAGATGACGGTGCTCGTCGGCGGCCTCCGCGTGCTCGGCGCCAACCATGGCAAGTCGCCCAACGGCGTGTTCACCAGCCGGTCCGAGACGCTGACGAACGACTTCTTCGTCAACCTGCTCGACATGGCGCACGTCGTGAAGCCCACCGGCCCGAGCGAGGAGCTCTTCGAAATCCGCGACCGCGCCACCGGCGACATCAAGTGGACCGCGACCCGCGTGGACCTCGTGTTCGGCTCGAACTCGCAGCTCCGCGCGCTGGCCGAGGTCTATGCCGAGAGCGGCAACGAAGGGAAATTCGTCTGCGACTTCGTGACCGCCTGGAACAAGGTCATGAATGCCGACCGCTTCGACCGGCGCTGA
- a CDS encoding sugar efflux transporter has protein sequence MADNIDFSMKALLTPWRRLLAEREFVVLMLSNLVLGMAYSFVVPFYSMFGTIEVGMSNWTFGVFMTITTLAGIGISTALARWSDTRFSRRSILLLGCLCGALGYGCYAYVRSVLWLTVIGSVALGISSISFAQLFAAAREAMGRHGIPQSEAPLYMNIFRLLFSLAWTIGPAISAWVMIHAAYEGIFLVCAGLFALLFVIVLLFIPHRPPPAANAATRLPLTQVLRRPDLLCYFAAMALVFVCVTMGMMGLPLMILRTLGGNESHVGIAYSVAPVFELPFMFWFGLLASREHPGRLIRLGVIIAIAYYVLLFFVREPWHIYPVQILSAAMIAIVSGIAITFFQSYIPDQPGTATNLYTTANRLGSTVGYLAFGTLAEVLGYRAIFLVCAGLCGAAFLLLWLAREKHEHPAA, from the coding sequence ATGGCCGACAACATCGACTTCAGCATGAAAGCCCTTCTGACGCCCTGGCGCCGGCTCCTCGCCGAGCGCGAGTTCGTCGTGCTCATGCTGAGCAACCTGGTGCTCGGCATGGCCTACTCGTTCGTCGTGCCGTTCTACTCGATGTTCGGCACGATCGAGGTGGGCATGTCCAACTGGACCTTCGGCGTGTTCATGACCATCACCACGCTGGCCGGCATCGGCATCAGCACGGCGCTGGCGCGCTGGTCGGACACGCGTTTCAGCCGCCGCTCCATCCTGCTCCTCGGCTGCCTCTGCGGGGCCCTCGGCTATGGCTGCTATGCCTACGTGCGCAGCGTGCTCTGGCTGACCGTGATCGGCTCGGTGGCGCTCGGCATCTCGTCGATCAGCTTCGCCCAGCTCTTCGCGGCGGCGCGCGAGGCGATGGGACGCCATGGCATCCCCCAGTCGGAGGCGCCGCTTTACATGAACATTTTCCGCCTGCTCTTCTCGCTGGCGTGGACCATCGGCCCGGCGATCTCGGCGTGGGTGATGATCCACGCCGCCTACGAGGGCATCTTCCTGGTCTGCGCGGGCCTGTTTGCGCTGCTGTTCGTGATCGTGCTGCTTTTCATTCCGCACCGGCCGCCACCCGCCGCCAATGCCGCCACCCGCCTGCCGTTGACGCAGGTGCTGCGCCGCCCGGACCTGCTCTGCTACTTCGCCGCCATGGCGCTGGTCTTTGTCTGCGTCACGATGGGCATGATGGGGCTGCCCCTGATGATCCTGCGCACGCTCGGCGGCAACGAGAGCCACGTGGGCATCGCCTACAGCGTCGCGCCGGTCTTCGAGCTCCCCTTCATGTTCTGGTTCGGTCTGCTCGCCTCGCGCGAACATCCCGGTCGGCTCATCCGGCTCGGCGTGATCATCGCCATCGCCTACTACGTGCTGCTCTTTTTCGTCCGTGAGCCCTGGCACATCTACCCGGTGCAGATCCTCAGCGCCGCGATGATCGCCATCGTGTCAGGCATCGCGATCACCTTCTTCCAGAGCTACATTCCCGACCAACCCGGCACGGCCACCAACCTTTACACCACGGCCAACCGCCTCGGCTCGACCGTCGGCTACCTCGCCTTCGGCACGCTGGCCGAGGTGCTGGGCTATCGGGCCATCTTCCTCGTCTGCGCGGGCCTCTGCGGCGCCGCCTTCCTGCTGCTCTGGCTCGCGCGGGAAAAGCACGAACACCCGGCGGCCTGA